In Tachysurus vachellii isolate PV-2020 chromosome 1, HZAU_Pvac_v1, whole genome shotgun sequence, a genomic segment contains:
- the mknk1 gene encoding MAP kinase-interacting serine/threonine-protein kinase 1 translates to MVRKSEHLELQALNCTRKVTSNSLVSGASDNVVELPAPSYCAVQNSSVATESSQPVDINDAGLRRKKKRRTRAVDSAVGTFKDLYRLTDEVLGQGAYAKVQGCVSLQNGKEYAVKIIEKIAGHSRSRVFREVETLYQCQGNKNILELTEFFEDDNCFYLVFEKLCGGSILTHIQRRKHFDEREASRVVRDIAQALHFLHTKGIAHRDLKPENILCEYVDKVSPVKICDFDLGSGVKLNSACTPITTPELTTPCGSAEYMAPEVVEVFTDEASFYDKRCDLWSLGVILYILLSGSPPFTGHCGTNCGWEQGETCRACQNSLFERIQEGKYEFADRDWAHISDGAKDLISRLLVRDATLRLSAAQVLQHPWVQGNAPERGLPTPHVLQRRLSTKDLTQFAAEAIAFNRQLSQQDEEQEDSSAIMCSMRLSPPSNSRLARRRAQAHSLRSTSQYLNTTQVPE, encoded by the exons ATGGTGAGGAAGAGTGAGCACTTGGAACTGCAGGCGCTAAACTGCACGCGGAAG GTGACCAGTAACTCTTTGGTGTCTGGAGCATCAGATAATGTTGTGGAGCTTCCTGCTCCTTCTTACTGTGCTGTGCAGAACTCTTCAG tAGCAACAGAGAGCAGTCAGCCAGTGGACATTAATGATGCAGGGTTGCGAAGGAAGAAGAAACGCAGGACTCGGGCAGTCGACAGTGCCGTAGGAACATTCAAAG ATCTGTACAGGCTCACTGACGAGGTGCTGGGCCAGGGAGCGTACGCAAAAGTTCAAGGATGTGTGAGTCTGCAAAATGGCAAGGAGTATGCTGTAAAG ATCATTGAGAAGATTGCCGGCCACAGCAGAAGCAGAGTATTCAGAGAGGTGGAGACATTATATCAGTGTCAAGGCAATAA GAACATTCTCGAGCTCACTGAGTTTTTCGAGGATGACAACTGCTTTTATTTGGTGTTTGAGAAGCTCTGTGGAG GCTCCATTTTAACACACATTCAAAGGAGGAAGCACTTTGATGAAAGGGAAGCCAGTCGTGTCGTGAGAGATATAGCACAAGCGCTGCACTTCTTACACACTAAAG GAATTGCACACCGGGACCTGAAACCTGAAAATATCCTGTGCGAGTATGTTGATAAG GTGTCTCCTGTGAAGATCTGTGATTTCGACTTGGGAAGTGGTGTGAAGTTGAACAGTGCCTGTACCCCCATAACTACACCTGAGCTTACTACACCA TGTGGTTCAGCTGAGTACATGGCTCCAGAGGTGGTGGAAGTATTTACGGATGAAGCCTCATTCTACGATAAGCGCTGTGATCTTTGGAGCCTGGGGGTGATTTTGTACATTCTGCTTAGTGGCAGTCCACCTTTTACTGGTCACTGTGGAACTAACTGTGGCTGGGAACAAGGGGAAACTTGCCGTGCATGTCAG AACAGCCTGTTTGAGCGGATCCAGGAGGGGAAGTACGAGTTTGCAGACCGGGACTGGGCTCACATCTCAGATGGTGCCAAAGACCTAATCTCCCGGTTGCTGGTGAGAGATGCCACGCTGAGGCTAAGTGCTGCTCAGGTCTTGCAACACCCGTGGGTTCAGGGG AATGCTCCTGAAAGAGGTCTTCCAACTCCACATGTCTTACAAAg AAGGCTCAGCACTAAGGACCTGACTCAGTTTGCGGCGGAGGCTATAGCCTTTAACAGGCAGCTGTCGCAGCAGGACGAAGAGCAGGAGGATAGCAGCGCCATCATGTGCTCCATGAGACTTTCTCCCCCCTCCAACTCCAGACTGGCAAGACGCAGGGCACAGGCTCACTCCCTCCGCAGCACAAGCCAATACCTGAACACTACTCAGGTTCCAGAGTGA